A genomic stretch from Desulfobacterales bacterium includes:
- a CDS encoding HEAT repeat domain-containing protein gives MANEYSKNKSFKGGVAKVINAGGKATVVAYDATVYALNKIYESIKMTPDLAKKSSSIVTSGFGFIKPDAIKQVEKKIKGYEEQIKNLYFELGKEGAQSYDEKHPLESEVIKKLIADIREHEKEIDRLKNRVTEIKEEEKAEKLKAKTTPKLAEIKKQQEEKIDHDNITKSLEDVIKKALKTSSFDTRSEEEIFKKVANDLLDKEMEIKCLAAAELGKIGSTAGVPILLEAAKFKNPELISEIINSLINIGDKRAVSLFNEEIKSPKYRVRIGCLRGLYKIAGAEEAMPIITEALRDEHPEVKRTALTFIGWKDYEGAIPSIIQCLRDDDVRVKKAAVSALANIKDEVSVLPLINMLWDKDLEVREKTIDAIKVITGENIIFDAYASGEALKQSIENLKSWWEKERINVKKVEEPLFQDIQPTPEVETETEAAAETKDEELSEKIETETETETDAETKDEELSEKIETETETETDEETKDEEHSEKIETETEADTETKDEELSEKVETETEAVAETKDEELSEKVETETEAVAETKDEELSEKVETEADAETKDEELSEKVETETVDEAKDKNTDEDIETDEKSKRKNGLLHPYSFKSY, from the coding sequence ATGGCAAATGAATATTCTAAAAACAAAAGTTTTAAAGGTGGAGTAGCTAAAGTAATAAACGCTGGTGGTAAAGCAACAGTTGTAGCATATGATGCTACTGTATATGCATTGAACAAAATATACGAATCAATAAAAATGACTCCTGATCTTGCAAAAAAATCATCATCTATAGTTACTTCAGGCTTTGGATTTATAAAACCAGATGCAATAAAACAGGTTGAAAAAAAGATTAAAGGATATGAAGAGCAAATAAAAAATTTGTATTTTGAATTAGGCAAGGAAGGAGCTCAATCTTATGACGAAAAACATCCCCTTGAATCAGAAGTTATAAAAAAACTTATCGCTGACATTAGAGAACATGAGAAAGAAATCGATAGATTAAAAAATCGGGTTACTGAAATCAAAGAAGAAGAAAAAGCCGAAAAATTAAAGGCGAAAACGACTCCAAAATTAGCCGAGATTAAAAAGCAACAAGAAGAAAAGATTGATCATGACAATATAACCAAATCTTTAGAAGATGTTATTAAAAAAGCTCTAAAAACAAGTAGTTTTGACACTCGTTCTGAAGAAGAAATATTTAAGAAAGTTGCAAATGACTTGTTAGATAAAGAAATGGAGATAAAATGTTTAGCCGCAGCTGAGCTTGGAAAAATAGGTAGTACCGCAGGAGTTCCTATTTTGCTTGAAGCGGCAAAGTTTAAAAATCCTGAACTTATCTCAGAAATAATTAATTCTCTTATTAATATTGGAGATAAACGAGCGGTTTCTCTTTTTAATGAAGAGATAAAATCGCCTAAATACAGGGTAAGGATCGGATGTTTAAGAGGGCTTTATAAAATTGCAGGGGCAGAAGAAGCAATGCCTATAATAACTGAGGCTTTACGTGACGAACACCCAGAAGTAAAAAGAACAGCTCTTACTTTTATCGGATGGAAAGATTATGAAGGAGCTATTCCTTCTATTATTCAGTGTTTAAGGGATGATGATGTAAGAGTAAAAAAAGCTGCTGTATCAGCTCTTGCAAATATAAAAGATGAAGTTTCAGTTCTGCCTTTAATTAATATGCTTTGGGATAAAGACCTTGAAGTAAGAGAAAAAACGATTGATGCAATTAAAGTTATCACCGGAGAAAATATAATTTTTGACGCGTATGCATCAGGGGAAGCCTTAAAACAATCAATTGAAAATTTAAAGAGTTGGTGGGAAAAAGAAAGAATTAATGTAAAAAAAGTTGAAGAACCTTTATTTCAAGATATTCAACCTACTCCAGAAGTAGAGACAGAAACAGAAGCAGCTGCTGAAACTAAAGATGAAGAGCTTTCTGAAAAAATAGAGACAGAGACAGAAACAGAAACAGATGCTGAAACTAAAGATGAAGAGCTTTCTGAAAAAATAGAGACAGAGACAGAAACAGAAACAGATGAAGAAACTAAAGATGAAGAGCATTCTGAAAAAATAGAGACAGAAACAGAAGCAGATACTGAAACTAAAGATGAAGAGCTTTCTGAAAAAGTAGAGACAGAGACAGAAGCAGTTGCTGAAACTAAAGATGAAGAGCTTTCTGAAAAAGTAGAGACAGAGACAGAAGCAGTTGCTGAAACTAAAGATGAAGAGCTTTCTGAAAAAGTAGAGACAGAAGCAGATGCTGAAACTAAAGATGAAGAGCTTTCTGAAAAAGTAGAGACAGAGACAGTCGATGAAGCTAAAGACAAAAATACTGATGAAGATATAGAAACAGATGAAAAATCGAAACGAAAGAATGGACTTCTTCATCCATATAGTTTTAAATCATATTAA
- a CDS encoding metal-dependent transcriptional regulator, with product MKNGVKEKEEYLECLWGMKEQKSLLIDSLKKNINQTFDEKILDSLVADGFANILDKEKKVVLTEKGESRAREIIRAHRIGERLLYDVFGEDFEEGACEFEHIKSIELVDSICTLLGHPRECPHGKPIPEGECCKRSAKTAHNMIAPLTDLEIGQSAKIAYIECKDDSRMHKLNGLQIRPGTFVKLHQCYPCYVLECEGANIALDEDIVSNIRIWLHSSEKNNNKKDV from the coding sequence ATGAAAAATGGTGTGAAAGAAAAAGAAGAATATCTTGAGTGTCTATGGGGCATGAAAGAGCAAAAGTCTTTATTAATAGATAGCTTGAAAAAAAATATAAACCAAACATTTGACGAAAAAATATTAGATTCTTTAGTTGCAGATGGTTTTGCTAATATATTAGATAAAGAGAAAAAGGTTGTTTTAACTGAAAAAGGAGAATCAAGGGCTCGTGAAATAATAAGAGCTCATCGTATTGGAGAAAGGTTGCTTTACGACGTATTTGGCGAAGACTTCGAAGAAGGGGCTTGTGAGTTTGAACATATTAAATCTATTGAGCTTGTTGATAGTATTTGCACGCTTTTAGGACATCCAAGAGAATGCCCCCATGGAAAGCCTATACCTGAAGGTGAATGTTGTAAACGCTCCGCAAAGACAGCTCATAATATGATTGCTCCTTTGACTGATCTTGAAATTGGTCAATCAGCTAAAATTGCATATATTGAATGCAAAGACGATAGCCGTATGCATAAACTAAATGGACTTCAGATACGACCCGGTACTTTTGTTAAACTTCACCAGTGTTATCCTTGTTATGTACTCGAATGTGAAGGAGCAAATATCGCTTTAGATGAAGATATTGTTTCTAATATAAGAATTTGGTTGCATTCATCCGAAAAAAACAATAACAAAAAAGACGTCTAA
- a CDS encoding metal-dependent hydrolase, translated as MIAPTHIAYSVVFGTILGVGTSHELIYLIIGSILPDIDHPRAFMGRLFFFISIPLHKKYSHRKEIHGYPLWGIITALGYFYTPLLYIGIGGISHIYLDCHNVSGVAALRPFSDKIFVNFKYDWRVLSGSSKDILLFILFAGLAFTGLYVNKIGGVSAAIGDLIESYDIAYERYIKQEQKICYIEGQLRFVDGKTVFGTWLIVGKEGDKDIAIWNSENEKIIHIPKEALFLKAKLNISDKQWETSLIDGAVLFKKDAFYFKDSKWKHIKKDGVMTGKMNIIAQKIDIERQSGSKIDFDLIESLIR; from the coding sequence ATGATAGCACCGACACATATAGCTTATTCGGTAGTATTTGGCACTATATTGGGAGTGGGGACAAGTCACGAATTAATATATCTTATAATAGGCTCAATCCTGCCTGATATAGACCATCCAAGAGCTTTTATGGGTCGTCTATTCTTTTTTATTTCTATCCCGCTTCATAAAAAATACAGCCATCGAAAAGAAATTCATGGTTATCCGCTATGGGGAATAATAACAGCTTTAGGCTATTTTTATACACCTCTGTTATATATAGGCATAGGCGGAATAAGCCATATTTACTTGGATTGTCATAATGTTTCAGGAGTAGCGGCATTAAGACCTTTTAGCGATAAGATATTCGTTAATTTTAAATACGATTGGCGAGTTTTATCGGGTTCGTCGAAAGATATTTTACTTTTTATATTGTTTGCTGGTTTAGCGTTTACAGGTTTGTATGTAAATAAGATAGGCGGAGTTAGTGCGGCAATAGGAGATTTGATTGAAAGCTATGATATTGCTTATGAAAGGTATATAAAGCAGGAACAAAAGATTTGTTACATTGAAGGTCAATTGAGGTTTGTTGACGGCAAGACGGTTTTTGGAACATGGCTAATTGTAGGTAAAGAAGGTGATAAAGATATTGCAATTTGGAATAGTGAAAATGAAAAGATAATTCATATTCCAAAAGAAGCCTTGTTTTTAAAAGCTAAATTGAATATATCGGATAAACAATGGGAGACATCCTTAATTGACGGCGCTGTTTTGTTTAAGAAAGATGCTTTTTATTTTAAGGATAGTAAATGGAAGCATATAAAAAAAGATGGCGTGATGACAGGAAAAATGAATATAATAGCACAGAAAATAGATATAGAACGTCAATCGGGCAGTAAGATTGATTTCGATTTAATTGAATCTTTAATCCGATGA
- a CDS encoding STAS domain-containing protein: MVIKSELSQDGKVLTVGIPDRFDITLFQSFTEAYKSKIESISKIVVDLSNTKYIDSSALGMLMLMRERAGGEKAKVDIINASPNVKKILVIANFQKLFNIE; the protein is encoded by the coding sequence ATGGTAATAAAAAGTGAGCTTTCTCAAGATGGTAAAGTATTGACAGTGGGCATACCAGACCGCTTTGATATAACCTTGTTTCAATCTTTTACTGAAGCTTATAAAAGTAAAATTGAATCAATTTCAAAAATTGTTGTTGATCTGTCTAATACTAAGTATATTGACAGTTCAGCTTTAGGTATGTTGATGTTAATGCGTGAAAGAGCTGGCGGAGAAAAGGCTAAGGTAGATATTATTAACGCAAGCCCAAATGTAAAAAAAATATTAGTAATCGCAAATTTTCAAAAATTATTTAATATTGAATAA